Proteins encoded together in one Lathyrus oleraceus cultivar Zhongwan6 chromosome 5, CAAS_Psat_ZW6_1.0, whole genome shotgun sequence window:
- the LOC127078656 gene encoding uncharacterized protein LOC127078656, with the protein MSKKLTDDTLDIRPVIFRPSFLCTPEFDEWWKDYYSTRFFDVTTFTTHLTNAFAFVQDRTKKAVKIPTKKTSIEASPSAAKKPLTKNEEEKEEEKVPNEEFGDESPEPIPPPQKKKKIKKVSSQRSIVKSSHKDSPTAKLQSKDTESGKSSLNTEIPEKQLAVEGSPEKTLEETVQEEDVPKNDHDKQTVAEFDVPMSEAYGDDSPLHPGLNVSNKGDDTDMETVVEDDHEEEAAKDEDDQSKQPDAGQTSGRNAQPAPDQTKGSAISTGLTGFSRKELESLKVQKPLEYLKAMLSARFNFQDSSQSSSTTSGTNSEAQSLDNLLTKIKTKILDVDLFKVLEENAIAHIELKKILKQINVLETSAEVSNFVMELMTLIDLATADLHRRIDLSQQISIKSETQVAEWDVVATSTDKVSKLQQLSETYIKEVAACDDNIQKWEKQIAALQEKISQEKKRRASIQQPKQNEIDDKLKVGIRLAERAQQLSQEIETLSTHRNLCDHRPVSEKEICHVEGNFC; encoded by the exons ATGTCGAAGAAGCTGACTGATGACACTCTTGATATTCGACCAGTGATCTTTCGACCATCTTTTCTCTGTACTCCTGAGTTTGATGAGtggtggaaggattattattcTACCAGATTTTTTGACGTAACGACTTTCACTACACATTTAACAAATGCTTTTGCTTTcgtgcaggatcggaccaaaaaag ccgtaAAGATTCCTACCAAGAAAACGTCTATCGAAGCATCACCAAGCGCTGCTAAGAAACCTTTGACAAAG aatgaagaggagaaagaagaggaGAAAGTTCCTAATGAAGAATTTGGTGATGAATCTCCAGAGCCAATCCCCCCtcctcagaagaagaagaaaatcaagaaggtctcttcccaaagatccATTGTTAAGTCATCTCACAAAGATTCTCCAACTGCCAAACTTCAATCGAAGGATACAGAGAGTGGGAAATCTAGTCTTAATACTGAGATTCCTGAG AAACAACTGGCTGTCGAAGGGAGCCCTGAGAAAACTCTGGAAGAGACAGTCCAAGAAGAAGATGTCCCCAAGAATGATCATGACAAGCAGACTGTAGCAGAATTCGACGTTCCAATGAGTGAAGCTTATGGAGATGATTCTCCTCTTCATCCAGGATTAAATGTTTCAAATAAGGGCGATGATACTGACATGGAAACTGTAGTCGAAGATGACCATGAAGAAGAAGCTGCTAAAGATGAGGATGACCAGTCGAAACAACCAGATGCTGGGCAAACTTCAGGACGAAACGCTCAACCCGCTCCCGACCAGACCAAAGGAAGTGCCATATCAACTGGTTTGACTGGTTTCTCTCGCAAAGAGCTTGAGAGTCTCAAGGTGCAGAAACCTTTAGAATATCTGAAGGCCATGCTTAGTGCTCGTTTTAATTTTCAAGATTCTTCGCAAAGCAGTTCGACTACCTCTGGGACCAATTCTGAAGCGCAATCTCTTGACAACCTCTTGACCAAGATTAAgacgaaaatccttgatgttgATTTGTTCAAAGTTTTAGAAGAAAACGCCATTGCTCACATTGAactcaagaagattttgaaacAAATAAACGTCTTGGAAACTTCTGCTGAGGTCAGCAATTTTGTGATGGAACTGATGACCCTTATTGACTTGGCGACCGCAGACCTTCATCGTCGAATAGATCTCTCCCAGCAAATCTCCATAAAATCTGAGACTCAAGTTGCTGAATGGGATGTTGTTGCAacttcgactgacaaagtttcaaagCTGCAGCAGCTTTCTGAAACTTATAtcaaagaagttgctgcttgtgATGATAATATCCAGAAATGGGAAAAACAAATAGCAGCTCTTCAAGAAAAAATCTCCCAAGAGAAAAAGCGAAGAGCATCCATACAGCAACCTAAGCAAAATGAGATTGACGACAAACTTAAGGTGGGTATTCGACTTGCAGAAAGGGCTCAGcaacttagtcaagagattgagactctctctaccCACAGAaatctttgtgatcatcgaccAGTTTCAGAAAAAGAAATTTGCCACGTTGAAGGAAACTTTTGCTAG
- the LOC127078657 gene encoding uncharacterized protein LOC127078657, producing MYFVIANRLLKEFDNVAFRHIPRVENQEANDLAQLASGYKVSKEKLEEAIEIRGRVISTKLSPSDLESIRLGYGDEENFEILNIDDPGIEDWRKPIKDYLQYPNQKAERKIKYRALSYVLFGNKLFKKTAEGVLLKCLGEDEAYIALSNVHSGACGAHQAGSKNSSRIIVNIIVIALPNRNGIKVITKKASKG from the exons atgtactttgtaatagccaatagacttctcaaggaaTTCGACAATGTGGCCTTTAGGCACATTCCCAGGGTGGAGAATCAAGAGGCAAATGACCTCGCTCAACTGGCGTCTGGATACAAAGTatcgaaggaaaagttagaagagGCCATTGAAATCAGAGGAAGAGTCATATCTaccaagttgtccccatcagatttggagtcaataagattaggatatGGCGATGAAGAAAATTTTGAGATATTAAATATAGATGATCCAGGAATTGAAGACTGGAGAAAGCCCATCAAGGATTATCTACAATACCCAAATCAGAAAGCCgaaagaaagataaaatacagagctttaagttatgtactttttggaaaCAAATTGTTCAAAAAAACTGcagaaggagtcttgttgaaatgcttaggTGAAGATGAAGCTTACATAGCATTGTCAAATGTGCACAGTGGAGCGTGTGGTGCACACCAAGCAG gaagtaaaaaTAGCAGTAGAATAATTGTAAACATAATTGTGATAGCTTTGCCAAACAGAAATGGCATcaaagttattacaaagaaagcctcaaagggctaA
- the LOC127083904 gene encoding pentatricopeptide repeat-containing protein At1g09900, which yields MKTMDLVIPTQQFYSLHHSHKQASRLAFFRTKPLVLSVDNVTKLNCTVLKLGTSGLNGESQHFERTPNENNSNGVIESSSHDNGSRSLEELEDASHLRKLVQVGKLEQGLRFLESVSYKGDIPDGFACKSLIRQFCKTGKTRKAMRVMKILEDSGAVPDILVYNVLISGLCKSGEIEKALEFLERMSVSPDVVTYNTILRSFCNGGKLKQAMEVYDMQLRRGCYPDVITYTILIEATCKESGVRKAMKLLDEMRVKGCKPDVVTFNVLINVICKRGRLEEAIELLNNMLSSYGCEPDAVTYNIILSSLCGTERWRDAESLLADMLRKGCSPSVVTFNILINYLCRKGLLGRAMDILEKMPSHGCTPNSSSYNPLLHGFCLEKKIDRAFEYLEVMVSRGCYPDIVNYNTLLTALCKDGKVDVAVELLNQLSSKGCSPVAITYNTVIHGLSKMGANEHAVKLLDEMCRKGLKPNGMTYSSLIRGFIREGKVEDAIKIFHDLERLGILANAFTYNSIMYGLCKARQTSRAIDLLAHMIAKGCKPTEGTYTILIEGIAYEGLAEEALGLLNELCARGFMNQNSAEKGTGLELKE from the exons ATGAAAACAATGGATTTGGTTATACCTACTCAACAATTTTACTCACTTCACCACTCTCACAAACAAGCTTCTAGGTTAGCATTCTTCAGAACAAAACCTCTCGTTCTATCTGTTGATAATGTTACAAAACTCAACTGTACAGTTTTGAAACTCGGAACTTCTGGTTTGAATGGTGAGTCACAACATTTTGAGAGAACCCCTAATGAGAATAATTCCAATGGTGTTATAGAATCATCATCCCATGATAATGGTTCAAGAAGTCTAGAGGAGTTAGAGGATGCTAGTCATCTCCGTAAATTGGTTCAAGTTGGAAAATTAGAACAAGGTTTAAGGTTTCTAGAGAGTGTTAGTTACAAAGGAGACATTCCGGATGGCTTTGCGTGCAAGAGCCTTATTCGTCAGTTTTGCAAGACAGGAAAAACTAGGAAAGCTATGCGGGTTATGAAAATTCTTGAAGATTCTGGCGCGGTTCCTGATATTTTAGTCTACAATGTTTTGATTAGCGGTTTATGTAAATCGGGGGAGATAGAGAAAGCTTTGGAGTTTCTAGAACGGATGAGTGTTTCGCCTGACGTGGTTACGTACAATACCATTTTGCGTAGTTTCTGTAATGGTGGTAAGTTGAAGCAAGCTATGGAAGTTTATGATATGCAATTGCGAAGGGGGTGTTATCCGGATGTGATTACATATACTATATTGATAGAAGCGACTTGTAAAGAGAGTGGAGTTCGCAAAGCGATGAAGTTATTGGATGAGATGAGGGTTAAAGGATGTAAACCAGATGTGGTTACTTTCAATGTTCTTATCAATGTTATTTGCAAGAGAGGTAGGTTGGAGGAGGCAATTGAGCTTTTGAATAACATGTTGTCGTCTTATGGTTGTGAACCGGATGCGGTTACGTATAATATTATTTTGAGTAGCTTGTGTGGTACTGAAAGATGGAGGGATGCGGAGAGCTTATTGGCGGACATGCTTCGTAAGGGTTGTTCTCCGAGTGTTGTTACTTTCAATATCTTGATTAACTATTTGTGTCGAAAAGGGTTGCTCGGTCGGGCCATGGATATCTTGGAGAAGATGCCAAGCCATGGTTGTACTCCTAATTCGTCGAGTTACAATCCATTGCTTCATGGGTTTTGTCTAGAAAAAAAGATCGACAGAGCGTTTGAGTATTTGGAAGTAATGGTGTCTAGGGGTTGTTACCCGGATATTGTGAACTATAATACTCTGCTTACTGCTTTATGCAAAGACGGGAAGGTGGACGTTGCTGTCGAGTTGTTGAATCAATTGAGTAGCAAAGGGTGCTCTCCGGTTGCCATTACTTATAATACAGTTATTCATGGGCTCTCGAAGATGGGGGCAAATGAGCATGCTGTGAAACTCTTGGACGAGATGTGTCGGAAAGGTCTTAAACCCAATGGAATGACATACTCTTCGTTGATTAGGGGATTTATCCGCGAGGGAAAGGTTGAAGATGCTATCAAAATTTTCCATGACTTGGAAAGATTGGGTATTTTGGCCAATGCTTTCACTTACAACTCGATCATGTATGGACTTTGTAAGGCGCGTCAAACTAGCCGTGCTATCGATCTTCTGGCTCATATGATAGCAAAAGGATGCAAACCTACGGAAGGTACGTATACCATTCTTATCGAAGGCATTGCTTATGAAGGATTAGCTGAGGAGGCTTTAGGGTTATTGAATGAGTTGTGCGCCAGAGGATTTATGAATCAAAATTCTGCAGAAAAG GGAACTGGACTGGAATTGAAAGAATAG